The Chitinophagaceae bacterium sequence GAAATGAAAAAATTTAGTTGCCCTGTATTATACAAGGTAGGTTCTAAAAATTGATTTTGATTATTTTATATAATATTTTTTAAATTAAAAAAAGCAAACTAACTATATTTTTCTGTTTTTTTTAATAGTTGCAATACGTTTTATGTTCTTTTAGAGGGAAAAGAAGTAGAAAATATTATTTTTATAATTAAAAAATACATACAGAATCAATATGTTGTTTGATGTATTGGTTTTTTTATTTATAATATACATCAAAAAAATATTCACACAATAAAAATATACTATGCAACCTTACACAAAATATTCTGTCTTTATGAGAATATGAAAATAATTATTAAAGAGAATAGAAATATAATATTCTTTATACTATACCATTTCCGTGAAAGAAAATAATACTTTTGAAAGGGACTCGCATCTTATACTTCTCTGTAAAAAAGGAAATAGAGATGCACAGTTTCAACTCTATAATCATTATAGCAAAGCAATGTTTCATATTGCTTATAGAATATTAGGCAATAAATATGATGCCGAAGATGTTTTACAAGATTCTTTTGTAAGTGTCTTTCAGAATTTGGAAACGTATAGGGGGGATTCTACTTTTGGAGCATGGCTGAAAAGAATTGTAATTAACAAAAGTTTGAATCAGATAAGAATAAAGTC is a genomic window containing:
- a CDS encoding RNA polymerase sigma factor, translating into MKENNTFERDSHLILLCKKGNRDAQFQLYNHYSKAMFHIAYRILGNKYDAEDVLQDSFVSVFQNLETYRGDSTFGAWLKRIVINKSLNQIRIKSKKQDCFSPEEYLERTEESVDEETISMSIEKVKKAVLLLPDGFRAVFTLYLFEGYDHKEIAQLLNITESTSKSQLNRAKEKLRTILKEFNVYG